In Pochonia chlamydosporia 170 chromosome Unknown PCv3seq00008, whole genome shotgun sequence, the following proteins share a genomic window:
- a CDS encoding tetratricopeptide repeat domain-containing protein, with protein sequence MLPFRLQADPAVKEALAAFYPTRSDHRLAYVLSRVEPGTNGWIFENEQVAAWLGGKADMNRSASSQGQTIKKLWLSGEIGSGRTTVPACVTRKLLAHATPQHAVGYFVCDGYKDDRNPTYVLQTIIAQIAQQDRAAYDQYVHSVAQKRMPSGIVGVDDTIATTFDAGNIDHLALLLLAMSRHFERVSLVISRVDYMPPNIVLRLSSLVDAPESPIRTLLSADDGPAQQAVCAETGSCPVLVSATSEDVRLYFRNELRRRIAQGDLYLQNAPAQQAVEDYIASNHNGSWLWTVHMLQEQCDLLRRGIWQPPTTVTETNAIATRPDLFISAVDPYLERILRDPDTLPRFILKTVTRWLSSTCDWPTLQMSTLELCDIVAASYTEEHKPAQVSGVQERDILRACGPLVHKIPLLDYSVFSISHSSMYNYLKINLANYESPLSELFCGDSCLSETTGELRRACRSLPEERSPLKERLYRVILEVQENEWGPDNGKSLLTMEGLGSLYWDQGRMEEAEDMYRRAVQGYGRNPPTRSNAEFALNVYNGLAVLCKRKGKFNESERFYKLALEGKEQILGKDHDSTLGTMGNMGVMYAAQDRIPEAQEIWTRCLPLFEKVYGSKHKNTIMLMYNLGLTYKDLQQFDDAERLLRQAYYTYAETLGDGNTATLDVARALGHLCMLMDNMQDAENIYLMLADTYAEQYGPNSEKALAACHSLGKVYQDQQRFSEAEEILGHVLQSYEDRYGWDHVPTVDVGYTIFLHKTPEEGVELGEKVLAAFDKLHGTYSRVTNSTADTLGLMYAQLGRLDKAEAMWMWAFRGHSMKKGASDVVTVAAAENIGKVLKLQGRDNVRPRSMPAANSCARPGVESGTCLRKPSTVDQDPMPDDHEAIAIAGMSIKVAGADDVDELSQLLRKGASQHEKMTQDHLNLDSLIRQPDNRDYFCNFVRDADDFDNRGFKRSPCDPAAMDPQHRRLHLAAYQAAEQAGLLTENTRTGQHDKGRSHLHNVATHRLNAFMATGYLQSYPFGRVANHFVWTGRAIAFDTACNSLRNGECCVVLAGGVFILTNPHWFQNLTAASFPSHTGQCKPFDEKGDGYCRTRCLEAWPLLTSFRKWDTRNEVALINNYGVSGSNAGMAVAAPAASKESQHAAAIKKLGRPSFFISGSDAHYV encoded by the exons ATGCTGCCATTCCGATTACAGGCTGACCCCGCGGTAAAAGAAGCACTGGCTGCTTTTTACCCGACTAGAAGTGACCACCGCTTGGCTTATGTGCTGTCGCGAGTCGAGCCCGGCACAAATGGTTGGATATTTGAGAACGAGCAAGTCGCCGCctggcttggtggcaaggcGGATATGAACCGGTCCGCCTCATCCCAGGGTCAaaccatcaagaagctgtgGCTCTCCGGCGAGATTGGCTCTGGTAGGACGACTGTCCCAGCCTGCGTCACGCGAAAGTTGCTCGCCCATGCCACGCCTCAGCATGCCGTCGGGTACTTTGTCTGCGACGGCTACAAAGATGACAGGAATCCCACATATGTACTGCAGACGATTATTGCGCAAATAGCGCAGCAAGACAGGGCGGCGTACGACCAATATGTTCACAGTGTCGCGCAGAAGCGTATGCCGTCTGGGATAGTAGGCGTTGATGATACCATCGCGACGACGTTTGACGCAGGCAATATTGACCACTTGgcattgctgctgctcgcCATGTCCAGACACTTCGAGCGAGTATCCCTTGTTATCAGCCGGGTGGACTATATGCCGCCGAACATTGTTCTGCGCCTATCGTCGCTGGTTGACGCACCGGAGTCGCCTATTCGTACTCTTCTCAGTGCGGACGACGGCCCTGCCCAGCAGGCTGTGTGTGCGGAAACTGGCTCATGCCCAGTTCTCGTCAGTGCCACTTCGGAAGATGTTCGACTGTATTTCAGAAATGAACTACGGCGGAGGATAGCACAGGGAGACTTGTATCTGCAAAACGCGCCAGCGCAGCAGGCTGTAGAAGACTATATTGCCAGCAATCACAACGGCTC GTGGCTCTGGACTGTCCATATGCTGCAAGAGCAATGCGACCTACTTCGACGCGGCATTTGGCAGCCGCCCACCACGGTCACGGAGACAAATGCGATTGCTACACGGCCTGATCTTTTTATATCCGCCGTAGATCCTTATTTGGAGCGGATCCTACGGGATCCTGACACTTTGCCCAGATTTATTCTCAAAACCGTTACCAGATGGCTCAGTTCTACATGTGATTGGCCAACCCTACAAATGTCCACGTTAGAATTGTGCGACATCGTCGCTGCCTCTTATACAGAGGAGCATAAACCGGCACAAGTTTCCGGTGTCCAAGAGCGGGATATCTTAAGGGCATGCGGTCCTCTCGTCCATAAAATTCCACTCCTCGATTATTCCGTTTTCAGTATATCCCACTCCTCCATGTACAACTACCTGAAGATAAATCTCGCAAACTATGAGTCACCCCTGAGCGAACTATTCTGCGGAGACAGCTGTCTTAGCGAAACAACCGGCGAGTTGAGAAGAGCCTGCCGGTCATTGCCGGAGGAACGATCTCCCCTAAAAGAGAGGCTATACAGGGTTATCCTGGAAGTACAAGAGAACGAATGGGGTCCAGATAACGGAAAAAGCCTATTAACAATGGAAGGCCTAGGCAGTCTATACTGGGATCAGGGCCgcatggaagaagctgaggaCATGTATCGCCGCGCCGTGCAAGGATACGGGAGAAATCCGCCAACCAGGTCCAACGCCGAATTTGCGCTCAACGTATACAACGGTCTAGCTGTCCTATGTAAGCGAAAAGGCAAATTCAACGAATCCGAAAGATTTTACAAGCTTGCtctggaaggcaaagaaCAAATACTGGGGAAGGACCACGACTCTACTCTCGGTACAATGGGCAACATGGGCGTGATGTACGCTGCACAAGACCGAATACCCGAGGCGCAGGAAATCTGGACACGGTGTCTGCCCCTATTTGAAAAAGTTTATGGGTCGAAGCATAAAAACACTATCATGCTCATGTACAACCTTGGCCTCACGTACAAGGATTTACAGCAATTTGATGACGCGGAACGTCTACTGCGACAAGCTTACTACACGTATGCAGAAACTCTTGGAGACGGCAACACAGCAACTCTAGATGTCGCCAGGGCGCTGGGTCATCTCTGCATGCTGATGGATAATATGCAGGACGCAGAAAACATATACCTTATGCTGGCGGACACCTACGCAGAGCAATATGGGCCAAACTCCGAAAAAGCCCTTGCGGCGTGCCACTCCTTGGGGAAAGTCTACCAGGATCAACAACGATTCagtgaagcagaagaaatACTGGGGCATGTGCTGCAAAGCTATGAAGATAGGTATGGATGGGACCACGTCCCTACGGTTGACGTTGGGTACACGATCTTCTTGCATAAAACGCCAGAAGAGGGCGTGGAGCTGGGCGAGAAGGTGCTGGCGGCGTTTGACAAGCTCCACGGGACTTATTCCAGGGTTACAAATAGCACTGCTGACACGCTAGGCCTTATGTACGCGCAGCTTGGGCGCCTGGATAAGGCGGAGGCGATGTGGATGTGGGCGTTTAGGGGACACTCGATGAAGAAGGGGGCCAGCGATGTGGTTACAGTGGCGGCAGCTGAGAATATAGGCAAggtgttgaagttgcagGGGCG TGATAACGTTCGGCCTCGATCGATGCCTGCCGCCAACTCTTGTGCGCGACCTGGGGTCGAGAGCGGTACATGTCTCCGAAAGCCTAGCACTGTGGATCAAGACCCCATGCCCGATGATCATGAGGCTATTGCTATAGCCGGCATGTCTATCAAAGTTGCGGGTGCCGATGACGTTGACGAGCTCTCCCAGCTCCTCCGCAAGGGGGCCTCGCAGCATGAAAAGATGACACAGGACCATCTAAACCTCGACTCACTAATTCGCCAACCTGACAATCGCGATTACTTCTGCAACTTTGTGCGCGATGCCGACGATTTTGATAACAGGGGCTTCAAACGCAGCCCGTGTGATCCAGCCGCCATGGATCCTCAGCATCGTCGACTTCACCTGGCAGCATACCAAGCTGCTGAGCAGGCGGGCTTGCTTACTGAGAATACACGAACTGGACAGCATGATAAGGGCCGGAGCCATTTG CACAACGTCGCCACGCATCGCCTCAATGCCTTCATGGCCACTGGTTACCTGCAGAGCTACCCTTTTGGACGCGTAGCAAACCATTTCGTATGGACTGGTCGGGCCATCGCCTTCGACACTGCGTGTAACAGCCTGCGTAACGGCGAGTGTTGCGTGGTGCTAGCCGGTGGTGTCTTCATCCTGACCAACCCACACTGGTTCCAGAACTTGACCGCAGCGAGTTTCCCGAGTCATACCGGTCAGTGCAAGCCGTTCGACGAGAAGGGTGACGGCTACTGCCGTACCAGGTGTCTGGAGGCATGGCCTTTGCTAACTTCGTTTCGAAAGTGGGATACCCGGAATGAGGTGGCGCTAATCAACAACTACGGTGTCTCGGGATCCAACGCTGGCATGGCTGTGGCGGCTCCGGCAGCTTCCAAGGAGAGTCAGCACGCGGCAGCAATCAAGAAACTTGGACGACCATCCTTCTTTATCTCTGGGTCCGATGCACACTATGTCTAG